In the genome of Hevea brasiliensis isolate MT/VB/25A 57/8 chromosome 14, ASM3005281v1, whole genome shotgun sequence, the window AAGTgagatatatttataaatttgaaaggaacttaatttTCTTGGGTAAATTGGATTCTTTGGGTTATGGGTGTTCAATTCATTGTGGAGTCATGAGAGTTAGCCGATGTGCTGTTGTGATCATGAAGGATGAgaagattagtacaaagaatctCTATAAATTGGGAGGAAGCACATTGATTGGAAGAATGCAAGTGGAAGCAAGAGGCAATATCAACAATCAAGAGTGCAAGGAAGTATCTAAGAGAAAATTGACTTTTACAGAAATTGTGAAGGCTAATTCCATTTGACTTggaggtggagattgttagagtctgagtccaagtccaattggaattaggaagtataattaatttaggaagtataattagtttaggaagtttagtaaaatttaaattataaagtttaataattagagtcctaaaaggaCTAGATTTTAGTGGCttatatatatgaatagttggCTAGCCATTATATGGAAGGTATTACAGAGAGCCCATAAAGTGGAAAGGTGTGTTAAATTCTATGAGTTTTGTTTAAATGATTTTtagggtgagaaaaataattagtagttgtaattattttttcttgataGTGAATTTATTTGGTGGAGTAGGCTTACGTCGAACcacgttaaattttgtgttctttattttgtgtgggtgTGGTTTTTTTATAATAAGAGGGTGAATCACGTAAATATTAGTGTTTTGAATGTTTATTTTGTTTCTTTTCTGTTTACACGCTTCCGCGATGCACAGCATTCTGCTGTTTAAAGTTTGTTTCAACTCACTCCTCTCTGATCTTTGTAAGAAAGAAACAATGGCAAAATTGATCCTCAGTTTTGTGGTGGATGAAACTCTGTCCAGGGCGCTTTCACTCATTTTCGATGAAATCAACATTGCTTGGAATGTCAAGGACTTAAAAGAGCTCCAAAAATCATTCCAGATGATTCGTGTTATGCTTCAAGATGCAGAAGAGCAACAAACCAAAAGAGAGCCTATGAGGCTTTGGCTGGAAGAGCTCAAAGACTTGGCTTATGAGGCTGAGGATATCTTTGATGAGTTCGCGTACGAGAATCGTCGAAGGAAGGTATGCAACTATTTTTCATTCTCCAAATGCACTCATTCCGTAGCATTTCTTGTCAAAATGGCCCACAAAGTTAATAGTATAAATGAATCTTTGAATAAGATTAAGAAGGAAGCTATGGCTTTTGGACTTTAAGTCCTATCTAGAGATCGAATAATGTctcaaatcaacttggatcgaatGATAGACTCGATCCTTGACAAGCGAGTTGTGGGGAGGGAAGCTGATGTCTCTGAAATCGTGAACTTGCTGAGTTCCTGAGAccaatgagttctaaccattgtTCCCATAGTGGGGATGGGCGGTTTGGGAAAGACAGCCTTAGCTAAACTGGTGTGTCATAAAGCTATAGAAAGAAATCTTTTTGACAACAAAATATGGGTTTGTGTTTCTGATAACTTTAATGAACAAAAAATATTGGGAGAAATGTTGCAAACTTTCAATGTATATGCGGGTGGAGTGACCAACATGGGTGCAATACTTAAAGAGCTTGAAAAGCGGTTGGAGGGGAGAAAGTTTCTACTTGTTCTTGATGACTCTTGGAATGGGAGGAATGAGGTATAAAATAGGTGGGATGATTTTAAGACTCGTTTGGAAAGTATTAGCAAAAACAATGGCAATGTTGTTGTTGTCACGACTCGTAGCGAGGAAGTGGCATCAATAGTGGAGACTTCTACTAATCATAGGCATGCAGTAAATTTGTTGTCTGATGATGAATGTTGGTCCATTATGAAGGAAAGGGCATTTTGAAGCGAAGCAACATCAATCCCCTCAAACTTAGAAGGCATTGGAAAGGAGATTGCAAAAAAATGTAGAGGGGTGCCATTAGCTGCAAAAGTTTTAGGTGGGAAGATGGGTTTTAGAAGGGATGAGAAAGCATGGTTGTCAATTCAAAATAATAATGTTTTGAATGCATCATATAAGAAGGAAAATGTTGAGTCTATACTAAAATTGAGTTGTGATCACTTGCCTTCAAATTTGAAGCAATGTTTTGCATACTGTTCAATGTTTCAAAAGATTTCGAGTTTGAAAAGGAAGAATTAATTTGGCTTTGGATGGCTGAAGGTTTTGTTGTGCCATCTAGTGAAGATGAGGGCAACAAGTATTTTAATGCCTTACTTCAAAATTCATTTTTCTAAGATGTGGTGAGGGATGAATATGGGAATATTGGAAAGTGCAAAATGTATGATCTTGTGCATGATCTTGCATTATCGCTTTTAAAGTATGAAACATTGACTTTGAAAAATTGTTCAACTAGTGATGATTTATCTTTCGCTCATCATTTATATGTGGATTGTCAAAATGCAATAACTTCACTGGCATTTCCAAAAGGTGGTTCTAAGAAGCTGCGTAGTTTATACATGAATGGTATTGTGTTTGATGGGTCTTAGAAGTTGAAAAGCTTGTGCACTCGAAAATTGAAAGGTTCTAATGTCAAAGAGGTGCCATCTTCTATCGGCAAGTTGAAACATTAGAGATATCTTGAGTGTGAGAATTTGAGATTGGAAGGAATAATTGCCTTACTTTTTATTAATGAAtaattaacatattcatagtgtACAACAAGAGAGATTAATTACAAGTATAAGACTAAGTATAAGATCCACGTAATATGGCATTTGAATATATCTAACATCATAATACGGCATTTGAATATATCTAACATCCCCCTCTCCTCAAGCTAAGCCAGTGTGGAACGAAGACGTAGCTTCCACACTGGCTTAGCTTGTCAAAATGTTGCTGAAACAGATGCCGTGCCAATGGTTTGGTCATGATGTCGGTAATCTAATCACCACTTCGAAtaaacttgatttgtattgtgccaAGCTTGACTTGCTCACGAACAAAATGATAATCTAGTTCAATATGTTTAGTTCAAGCATGAAACACTAGATTAGAGCTAAGATAAATTGCTCCTTTGTTATCACACCACATATGAGCAGAACCCATAGGTGGACAGCCAAATTCACGCAGCAAATAGGTGACCCATAGAACCTCAGCCGTGGCATTGGTAATTGACTTGTACTCACTTTCAGTAGAGGATCTAGCAATAGTGGGTTGCTTCTTTGATGTCCATGATATTAAATTGCGCCCTAAATAAATTAAGTACCCATTGGTAGAGCGTCGATCATTAGGGCAGCCTACCCAATCACTATCCACAAAGCACTGAAGTTGCATGGTAGATTGCTTGGTAATGTGCAAACCCACATGAGGTGTGCCATTTATATAATGCAGGAGGCGTTTGGCTGCTTGCCATTGCACATCAGTTGTACAGTGAAGAAATAGGGCCAGTTTGTTGACGCTGAAAGCTATGTCAGGATGAGTCAAAGTCATGTATTGTAAAGCTCCCACAATTTGCCGATACTACTCCAGGTTAGGCAATGGTATACCCTGTGTTTTGCTAAGTGGAGGAGAAGCAGCCATGGGAGTAACGCATGGCTTGGAATCTTgcatttttgtctcttttaacaaATCCACAACATATTTACTTTGAGTAAGAAGAAGATCATCACCAATTTTCTTGACTTAAATACCCAGAAAGTAATGTACTGAGCCAAGATCATGGACTGGaaacatgtctttaattttgttGAGAAACCACTGTAACTTGTTTTTATCTGAACATGTAACAACGAGGTCATCGACATAAACAAGTATGTAAAATGTGAGTGCACCTGAGAGTAGAATGAACAGTGATGTATCGGCTTTAGAAGCGACAAATCTGAGTCCTTCTAAAAATTCTGAGAGAGGTTGAAACCATGCTCGTGGAGCTTGTTTTAGTCCATAGAGAGAACGGTGCAGTTTACATACATGATTCGGTTTTGTGACATCTACATAGCCATGAGGTTGCTCCATATATAATTCAGTGTCAACATGCCCATGTAGAAAGGCATTGGAAATGTCGAGCTGATGAATTGGCCACTGATGAACTGTGGCGATGGAAAGAACTATGCATACAATGTTGAATTTGACAACAGGGGAGAATGTTTCTTGATAATCAATGCCCGATTGCTGAGTGTACCCTTTTGCAACCAATCGAGCCTTATATCACTCAATATTGCCATCCGCATGGCGTTTGATCCTGAAGATCCATTTATTTCCAATTATATTTTTGTGTGGGGATCGAGGGACCAAGCTCCATGTGTGATTCTGTGCCAATGCATCCAGCTCTCTTTGCATAGCTTCACGCCATTCTACATGTTTGTTTGCTTGCAAAGGTGTTTTAGGTTCCTCCAATAGATAATTAGTTTTTACCTGGGACAAGTAAAATTGTTTTTTGGGTGGATTGGGTTGTAACTCCATGGAATGGGTGCGTGGTTTAGGTGGTGGGTTAGAGACATTTGTATTGGGAATTAATGGGCTTGAGGTCTCGAGTTCATTTGGGTTTATGGGCTCAAGTTCTTGTGGACTTTGGGTTTTGGGTTCACTAGTGTTGTTGGCTGATGTGTATTTGGTGAAGTCCACAATGAGTGGTAAACCAGGTGTTTGAGTTGGTATTGGATTTGGTGAATGTTGAGGTGTTCTGGATAGAATTTGAGGTGATATAGTGGAAGTGGGTGTGTTCTTTGAATGTGAATAGCCAGcttgaggagattgaggtggaGTCAAGGTGATATTCGGATAAGAAGGAGATAAAGTAGGATGGGATGGAGGTGAAGTGTTCGTACCCGAATTAGATGCAGAGACCAAGTGAGGTTGAACTGTTGTTGTTACCTGAATCCATGGTGACTCTGGGGCCGCCCTTGATGATGTGGATGAAGATGATGTCATGTAGGGAAATTGTGATAAACACCCCCAATATTCAGATTAGAGACATAACATCTAAAGATGGAATTAGATCTTTTAACAACAAATAAAGCAGAATTGATAATCAATCAAGACACAATAGTAATTAGGCCAGAGCACCTTgattataaagataaaataagCAAGTGGTCAATTTACTTAAGTCTAAGTTCTATTCAAGAAACAAGGAAGAAATCATAGAACTCTCACAATTGACGGTGATGGTCGAAAATCAATTCTCTCTCAATATTTGATATTAGCTATCCCTCATTTGATGTAGAAGACGAGTATTTATATGAGTTACAAATAACTAATCTGCCACATGGCATAAAGAAACAAAAATAGAATATTCTAGAGGTTAAGCTCCAAGGTCCAATTGTGTGAAGCTGATCCATTTATCCTCCAAAGGtccaagcccaagcccaatctATTCCTCTTTGCAGCTCTAAAGTTTATTAATCAAGCTTTGCAACTCCTTTGCCCTTCCTCTTGTAATTGGACCCTTGAATAATGGAATTGGCTTTGGTGGTGGCATCTCCTCATCATTCCCCCCTTCTTGAaaagaattcgtcctcgaattcgaACCTGCATCAATAAAAGGAGAAAGATTAGAAATATTGAATGTAGCACTAACGCCATACCTACCTGGCAATTCAATTTTGTAGGTGTTATTGTTGATCTGTTCTAACACCTTGAATGGACCATCACACCTTGGATGCAATTTCGATTTCTGTTGGTTTGGAAACCGTTCCTTCCTGAAATGTACCCACACCAAGTCACCTGGCTAAAAAACAAGTACCTTGCGGCCTTTGTTAGCATGAGAAGCATATTgtacatttttcttttcaatgtgTACCCTAGCTTGCTCATGTAATTTCTTAACCAATTCAGTCTTTTTCTTACCATCTAGACTATCAACATGATCCATAGGCAATGGTAGCAAGTCTAGTGGTGTGAGTGGATTATATCCATATATAAGCTGAAaaggtgaaaatcctatggaagaATTCACAACACGATTATAAGCAAATTCAACAAATGGCAAACAATCTTCCCAAGATTTCAAGTTCTTTTGAATCATAGCACGCAATAGAGTgattagtgtcctatttactacctTAGTTTGTCCATCAGTCTGTGGATGACAAGTAGTAGAAAACAGAAGTTTAGTGCCTAACTTACCCCACAAGACTTTCCAAAAGTGACttaggaacttaacatctctatcactAACTATTGTCCTCAGTATGCCATGCAATTTGCAACCTCCCGAAAGAATAAATCAGTAATATGAgtggcatcatcagttttatggcatagAATAAAATGTGCCATCTTAGAAAATCTATCAATAACCACAAATATGCTGTCATGTTTTCTTTGTGTCCTAGGTAACCCTAATATGAAATCCATGGAAATGTTAGTCCAAGGTTCCTTAGGCATAGGCAATGGTGTATACAACCCATGTGGCATAACTCTAGACTTGGCCTTTTTACATTGCACACAACTAGAACACAAATTTTCAACATCTTTTCTCATCTTAGGTCAAAAGAAATGTTCATGCAAGATGTCCAAAGTTTTTGGCACGCCAAAGTGGCCCATTAAACCCCCACTATGCGATTCCAACATAAGCAAGTCACGTATAGAACACTTAGGCACACAAAGTTTAGTCTCTTTAAACAAGTACCCATCATGTCTATAATATTTTTAGAAATGCACCTTTCTCACAAGCATCATACAaactagcaaagtcatcatcattAGCATACAAATCTTTCATGAATTCAAACCCAAGCAACTTTACATTAAGTGTAGACAAAAGTGAGTACCTCCTAGAAAGTGCATCAGCATTAACATTTTCCTTTCCTTGCTtatatttaatcacatatggaaatgaatcaacaaaagcaatccatttagcatgccttttactcaacttattttgactcTTAAGATGTTTCAATGATTCATGATCAGAATGTCTGACAAACTCTTTAGGCCACAAATAATATTGCCAAGTTTCCAAGGCCCTAACAAGTGCATACAATTCTTTATCATAAGTACAGTAATTCAAAGCAGCACCATtcaatttctcactaaaatatgcaATAGGGCATTTCTCTTGCATTAGAACTACACCTATACCTACACCACTagcatcacattcaatctcaaacATTTTATCAAAATCAGGTAAGCTCAACAATGGTGCAGTGcataatttttctttcaattcagTAAATGCATTTTCATGCTTCTTTTTCCATTCAAACACAACATCCTTTTTCATAAGTTCATTCAAAGGAGCAGTAGGCACAAATCTCCTATAGAAACTAGCCAATCCATGAAAACTCCTAACCTCAGATGCATTTTTAGGAGTTGGCCAATCCCTAATAGCTATGACCTTTTGTTCATCTCCTTCCACACCTTTGATACTCACAACATAATCAAGAAAGACAACTCTATCTAAGCAAAAAAGAATACTTCTTTATATTAGCATACAATTTTTTAGATCTCAACACATCAAACACATATCTCAAATGATGCAAATGCTCATCCATGTTTTTGCTATAGATCAAGAtgtcatcaaaataaactaccacAAATTTGTCAATGAATTGTCTAAGCTCATGGTTCATTAATCTCATGAAAGTACTTGGTGCAttggttagcccaaatggcataaccatcCACTTATACAACCCATATTTTGTCTTGAATGCGATTTTCTATTCATCCCCCTCTTTCATTTTAATCTGATGGTaaccgcttttcaagtcaatctTTGTAAACACACATGCACCAAacaactcatcaagcatatcatctAATCGAGGAGTGGGATGTCGATACTTTACCATGATTTTGTTGATAGCACGGCAATCTACACACATTCTgaatgtcccatccttctttggtaCAAGGAGCACTGGAACCGCACATGGACTCATACTTACACGCATATAGCCCTTTGCCAAAAGTTTCTCCACTTGCCTTTGTAGTTCTTTTATCTCCTTAAGATTACTCCTATATGCTGGTTTGTTTGGAATTGGAGCACCCAGAATGAGGTCAATTTGGTGTTCTATCCCCTAAATTGGTGGCAAACCCGAAGGAAGATCATCTGGAAACACATCCTCAAATTCCTGCAATAAAGAAACAGCACCACTAGGCAAGTTTTGGTCAATGTCAGATAAACATAAATTCACCTCCTGGTACATAAGCACACAAAGAGGTCTCCCCCCTTGTAAGGCTTCCCTCTCACATCCAAACTCATTTTCTTCTCTCTACTCTCCTTTTGCCCCGAGCCCtcactcttttctttttcttttacttctTTTGCTTTCACTCTCCTCTCATTTTTCCTCTCATCAAGCTCGGCCTCTCTCAAATTTTCTCTCCAATCTTTTCTTTTCCTCAACTGATTTTAAGATCCTCACTTGGTCTTTATGCACTTGAGATGGTGATATAGGAAGCAAGTTGTAGGTTCGGCCATCTTTCAAAACTATATACTTGTTCTTTTTCCCATCATGAACCACACTTCTATCAAATTTCCATGGACGACCCAACAACAAATGGGTAGCTACCATAGGCACCACATCACAAACTACCTCATTATGGTACTTTCCAATGCTAAAAGGCACTACAACCTGTTTGATAACTCTCAATTTCCCACAATCATTAAGCCATTGGAGACCATATGGCTTTGGATGCAAAGTGGTAGGTAATCTCAATTTCTCAACTAATAAGCTACTAGCAACATTGCAGTAACTACCACTATCCACAATCATACTACATAGTTTCTCATTTACTAAACATCTAGTATGGAAAATATTGTCCCTTTGCACCTCATCTCCATCACCCAAACTAACTTGTGCACTCAAGGTACGCATAGTGATAAGGACATTACCATCCATGGGAGCTTGCTCTCCCTCATCAAGATACTCATCACCGCTATCATCATTAGCACTCTCTTTGGCCTTTTCTTCACCACTCTCCCATTCTCCATCTTCTCTAATAAACATCACTCTCCTGTTTGGACACTCATTGGAATAATGCCCCCTTCCCAAACACTTGAAGCATTTCACATCCCTTGCTCTATTTTCCACCTTCTTATTTTTCTCTTCTACCTTTCCTTCCATCTTCCTTTTTCCTTTCCACTCCTCCTTCTTCACTTTCGGCACATCTTTTTCTACTTCAGGTGTTCCACTCCAATTCAGTTTCCATGGTGCATTGGAAGCCGAATTGTATGATGATTGAGTGTTCCATTTACTTTTGGCAGCCTGCTTCCTCTTTATCTCTTTTTCTGTTTTGATGGCTACTTGCATCATTTGCTCTACCGTTCTACAATTTTGTAAGTCAACCATGTAAGCAATGTCTGGATTCAACCCATTCAAGAACCGAACCATGGTGGCCTCTTCATCCTCCTCTACTTCAGCCCTAATCATGGCAATTTGCATGGCTTTGTAATACTCCTCCACAC includes:
- the LOC131173102 gene encoding disease resistance RPP13-like protein 4 — its product is MGGLGKTALAKLVCHKAIERNLFDNKIWVCVSDNFNEQKILGEMLQTFNVYAGGVTNMGAILKELEKRWDDFKTRLESISKNNGNVVVVTTRSEEVASIVETSTNHRHAVNLLSDDEYVVRDEYGNIGKCKMYDLVHDLALSLLKYETLTLKNCSTSDDLSFAHHLYVDCQNAITSLAFPKGGSKKLRSLYMNGIVFDGS